From the genome of Deltaproteobacteria bacterium HGW-Deltaproteobacteria-6, one region includes:
- a CDS encoding acyl-ACP--UDP-N-acetylglucosamine O-acyltransferase has translation VSIHRATTADTGMTVMGDHNLLMAYVHIAHNCQLGNHVIIANSTGLAGHVHVEDYAIISPLSGVHQFCRIGAHAMVGGASAVVKDIPPYTIANGNRATLFGLNLIGLQRRNFPERSIAALKHAYRIIFRSDLLLEEALVKAAEDVEDCPEKRHFIDFIQKSKRSICR, from the coding sequence GTCAGCATCCACCGGGCCACAACGGCGGATACGGGTATGACGGTCATGGGGGACCACAATCTTCTGATGGCCTATGTTCACATTGCCCACAATTGCCAGCTGGGCAATCACGTGATCATAGCCAATTCGACGGGGCTGGCCGGACATGTTCATGTAGAAGATTACGCGATTATCAGCCCGCTGAGCGGCGTTCATCAATTCTGCCGCATCGGCGCGCACGCCATGGTAGGCGGCGCATCCGCCGTGGTGAAGGATATTCCTCCCTACACCATTGCCAACGGCAATCGGGCCACATTGTTTGGCCTCAACCTGATCGGGCTTCAAAGGCGAAATTTCCCGGAACGTTCAATTGCCGCCTTGAAACACGCCTACCGCATTATCTTCCGTTCCGATCTTCTTCTGGAAGAGGCGCTGGTAAAAGCCGCAGAGGATGTGGAGGACTGCCCCGAAAAACGTCATTTTATCGATTTCATTCAAAAATCAAAAAGAAGCATTTGCCGCTAG